The proteins below come from a single Halobacillus salinarum genomic window:
- a CDS encoding YolD-like family protein codes for MDSSNRDRGSIKWTSLMLPEHVEMIKKLWKEDERVEKGIMDEQKAIEIDFILQRALHDDLTVRVKVYNGFDYDEIEMKMEYINKMDRKIFGVDWLTKEKVAFQLEEISDISIV; via the coding sequence ATGGACAGCAGTAATCGTGACCGCGGGTCGATTAAATGGACATCACTAATGCTTCCAGAGCACGTTGAAATGATCAAAAAGCTTTGGAAAGAAGATGAACGCGTGGAGAAAGGGATCATGGATGAACAGAAAGCCATTGAAATTGATTTTATTTTACAGCGCGCCTTGCATGATGACTTAACAGTACGAGTGAAGGTATATAATGGATTTGATTATGATGAAATAGAAATGAAAATGGAATACATCAATAAGATGGATCGGAAAATCTTCGGTGTCGACTGGCTGACGAAGGAAAAAGTGGCTTTTCAGCTTGAGGAAATTTCGGACATTTCGATTGTTTGA
- a CDS encoding GNAT family N-acetyltransferase produces the protein MKWDTIPVLTTENYQLRGLNICDAQELLAFMGDKETMKFITPHPVETLEDMNEYIEQRIHQFYGEKEIPWVIMDQEKVIGFFRLHKLHFWHRKAEMGAIIHPDHQNKGVMSEVFACILPFVFEDLELNRLVGDIFSGNAHSRRLLEKYGFKEEGRFRETDFDGSEFHDTVVFSLLKQEFSALNKRLIKEGKS, from the coding sequence GTGAAGTGGGATACGATACCAGTGCTGACAACGGAAAACTATCAACTCCGTGGATTGAATATATGTGATGCTCAAGAACTGCTCGCTTTTATGGGAGATAAGGAAACAATGAAATTTATTACGCCTCATCCTGTTGAAACATTGGAAGACATGAATGAGTATATTGAGCAGCGAATTCATCAGTTTTATGGCGAAAAAGAAATTCCGTGGGTCATTATGGATCAGGAAAAGGTCATCGGCTTTTTCCGGCTTCACAAGCTTCATTTCTGGCACAGAAAAGCAGAAATGGGAGCGATCATACATCCGGATCACCAAAATAAAGGCGTGATGAGTGAAGTGTTCGCGTGCATCCTTCCGTTTGTATTTGAAGACCTTGAGTTAAACCGTCTGGTCGGCGACATTTTTTCGGGGAACGCCCATTCCCGCCGCCTGCTCGAGAAATATGGATTCAAGGAAGAGGGAAGGTTTCGGGAAACGGATTTTGACGGCAGTGAATTTCACGATACGGTCGTTTTTTCATTATTAAAACAGGAATTCTCAGCGTTAAACAAACGTTTGATTAAGGAGGGTAAATCCTAA
- a CDS encoding penicillin-binding transpeptidase domain-containing protein: MVGSTIKPFLYYAALDKGFSPVTMQVSKPTTFDLKDGKVYAPTNYNNYYADKAITMAQALALSDNIYAVKTNLKIGPENLVKTLHTFGVSGKLPSVPSLALGTASISLYDMVSAYGRMVAGTESIHAHTVDKITDRHDNVLYEFKPVYKEDDKIDPDRAFEVTHMMTGMFDSSLDGYMSVTGSTIANRLTRMYGGKSGTTDYDSWMIGFSPQYVTGVWTGFDDGSKPLTKTADHQIPKEVWADTMEDIHKPLPNAAFTPTPGVKGVYIDPETGKLSGPNCPKERLVYLEKKDIPKETCGGNESKLKEEIEKQFKHDPWFKGIVDWFF; encoded by the coding sequence ATGGTCGGGTCAACCATTAAGCCATTTCTTTATTATGCGGCCCTTGATAAAGGATTTTCTCCCGTGACAATGCAGGTTAGTAAACCGACGACCTTTGATTTGAAGGATGGCAAGGTGTATGCTCCGACGAACTACAACAACTACTATGCCGACAAGGCGATTACAATGGCCCAAGCGCTCGCTTTATCCGACAACATATATGCCGTAAAAACCAACTTAAAAATCGGTCCGGAGAACCTGGTAAAAACACTGCACACGTTTGGCGTATCCGGAAAGCTGCCTTCCGTGCCTTCTCTGGCTCTCGGGACTGCTTCGATTTCTTTATACGATATGGTCAGCGCCTACGGAAGAATGGTAGCCGGTACAGAATCCATTCATGCTCATACGGTTGATAAAATTACTGACCGTCATGACAATGTGCTGTACGAATTCAAGCCTGTGTACAAAGAAGACGATAAAATCGATCCCGACCGCGCTTTTGAAGTCACTCACATGATGACCGGGATGTTCGATTCTTCCTTGGACGGATATATGAGCGTTACCGGCTCGACCATTGCCAACCGCCTGACGCGGATGTATGGCGGCAAGTCCGGAACGACCGATTACGACAGCTGGATGATCGGCTTCAGCCCGCAATACGTCACAGGTGTATGGACGGGGTTTGACGATGGCAGCAAGCCGCTCACGAAAACAGCTGATCACCAGATTCCGAAAGAAGTATGGGCGGATACGATGGAAGATATCCATAAACCGCTTCCTAACGCTGCTTTTACCCCTACTCCCGGGGTGAAGGGGGTCTATATCGATCCGGAAACGGGTAAGCTTTCTGGTCCGAATTGTCCGAAGGAACGGCTTGTTTATTTGGAGAAAAAAGATATTCCGAAAGAGACGTGTGGTGGGAATGAAAGCAAGCTGAAAGAGGAAATTGAGAAGCAGTTCAAGCATGATCCATGGTTCAAGGGGATTGTGGACTGGTTCTTCTAA
- the speB gene encoding agmatinase: protein MIFDHGYSGKVFIMSRKEEEDADVVIYGMPMDWTVSFRPGSRFGPNRIREASIGLEEYSPYLDRHLEEVNYFDAGDMMLPFGNAEKSLQIIEGYIDSLLEKGKFPFGLGGEHLVTWPVLQAMYKKYPDMAVIHIDAHADLREEYEGEVLSHSTPMRKACGLIGADNVYSFGIRSGMREEFQYAKTSGMYMSKYEVAEPLKEVLPELSGRPVYVTIDIDVLDPAFAPGTGTAEAGGITSKELLEAIHAISRSNVEVIGADLVEVAPVYDPTEKTPIAASKFVREMLLGFVK, encoded by the coding sequence ATGATTTTTGACCACGGCTATTCCGGAAAAGTCTTTATTATGAGCAGGAAAGAAGAAGAGGACGCCGATGTGGTGATTTATGGTATGCCGATGGACTGGACGGTCAGCTTCCGTCCGGGATCCCGATTCGGTCCTAACCGGATACGCGAAGCCTCGATCGGACTTGAAGAATACAGCCCGTATTTGGACCGGCATTTAGAAGAGGTAAACTATTTTGACGCAGGCGATATGATGCTCCCGTTTGGCAATGCGGAAAAAAGCTTGCAAATCATCGAAGGTTATATCGATTCGCTGCTTGAAAAAGGAAAATTCCCGTTCGGTCTCGGCGGGGAGCATCTCGTTACGTGGCCGGTGCTTCAGGCGATGTACAAAAAGTATCCAGACATGGCTGTCATTCATATTGACGCCCATGCCGACTTGCGTGAGGAATACGAAGGCGAAGTACTTTCCCATTCCACTCCGATGAGAAAAGCCTGCGGGCTGATCGGTGCGGACAACGTCTATTCGTTTGGGATTCGCTCAGGCATGCGTGAGGAGTTCCAGTACGCGAAGACAAGCGGAATGTACATGTCGAAATATGAAGTCGCAGAGCCGCTGAAGGAAGTGCTTCCGGAATTAAGTGGTCGTCCCGTATATGTTACGATCGATATCGATGTACTCGATCCGGCATTTGCTCCGGGTACAGGGACTGCAGAAGCAGGAGGCATCACCTCCAAAGAGCTTTTGGAAGCCATCCATGCGATCTCCCGTTCCAATGTAGAAGTGATCGGAGCAGATTTAGTTGAAGTGGCGCCTGTTTATGATCCGACTGAAAAAACTCCCATCGCTGCCAGTAAATTTGTACGTGAAATGCTTTTAGGCTTTGTGAAATAA
- a CDS encoding HD domain-containing protein, which translates to MAYRDEKLHEEKVFKDPVHRYVHVRDRVIWDLIGTPEFQRLRRIKQLGTTYLTFHGAEHSRFNHSLGVYEIVRRIIENFKDRPNWNNGERLLCLCAALLHDLGHGPFSHSFEKVFKLDHEHFTQVILLGDTHVHEVLKKVEPGFPKKVADVINKTYSNKLVVSLISSQIDADRMDYLQRDAYFTGVSYGHFDMERILRVMRPMEDQVVIKESGMHAVEDYIMSRYQMYWQVYFHPVTRSAEVILSKILHRAKELYEDGYEFRLVPAHFLSFFAGKPTLKEYLELDEAVTLFYFQSWMMEEDPILSDLCDRFVNRRLFKYIEFNPNSQMNEWMELYKLFSKAGLNPDYYLVVDSSSDLPYDFYRPGEEEERLPIHLLQPNQELKELSRLSDIVESISGKKRTDHKLYVPLDKLEEMSSRSKTKKRIMEILYG; encoded by the coding sequence ATGGCTTATCGTGACGAGAAATTACATGAAGAAAAAGTATTTAAAGATCCCGTTCACCGTTACGTCCACGTCAGGGACCGGGTAATCTGGGATTTAATAGGTACGCCGGAATTCCAGCGCTTAAGGCGGATCAAGCAGCTGGGGACGACGTATTTAACGTTCCATGGGGCTGAGCACAGCCGTTTTAATCATTCGCTGGGCGTTTATGAGATTGTCAGGCGGATTATCGAGAATTTCAAAGACCGCCCGAATTGGAATAATGGCGAACGACTGCTTTGCTTGTGTGCAGCTCTGCTGCACGATTTAGGGCACGGACCGTTTTCCCATTCTTTTGAAAAAGTGTTCAAACTAGACCATGAACATTTCACTCAGGTCATCCTGCTCGGAGATACGCACGTGCATGAAGTTTTAAAAAAAGTGGAGCCTGGCTTTCCTAAAAAAGTGGCTGATGTTATTAATAAGACTTACAGCAATAAGCTCGTCGTCAGTTTAATCTCCAGCCAGATTGACGCTGATCGGATGGATTATCTGCAGCGGGATGCTTACTTTACCGGTGTAAGCTACGGCCACTTTGATATGGAACGAATTCTCCGTGTCATGCGGCCGATGGAAGATCAAGTGGTCATTAAAGAAAGCGGCATGCACGCCGTTGAGGATTATATTATGAGCCGTTATCAAATGTACTGGCAGGTTTATTTTCATCCGGTAACCCGCAGTGCAGAGGTGATCCTCTCCAAAATACTTCACCGGGCTAAAGAGCTTTACGAGGACGGGTACGAATTCAGGCTGGTGCCTGCGCATTTTCTGTCATTTTTCGCAGGCAAGCCGACACTGAAGGAATACTTGGAGCTCGATGAAGCTGTGACGCTCTTTTATTTCCAGTCATGGATGATGGAAGAGGACCCGATCTTAAGTGATTTGTGCGACCGCTTTGTAAACCGACGCCTGTTTAAATACATTGAGTTTAATCCGAATTCCCAGATGAATGAATGGATGGAGCTTTATAAACTGTTTTCAAAAGCCGGACTGAATCCTGATTATTATTTAGTCGTCGATTCAAGCTCTGATCTTCCGTATGATTTTTACCGCCCCGGGGAAGAAGAGGAGCGTCTGCCGATTCACTTGCTGCAGCCGAATCAGGAGTTAAAAGAGCTGTCCAGGCTTTCAGATATCGTTGAATCGATCTCTGGAAAGAAACGAACGGACCACAAGCTCTACGTTCCTCTTGATAAGCTTGAGGAGATGTCGAGCCGGAGCAAAACGAAGAAACGAATTATGGAAATCTTGTATGGATAA
- the speE gene encoding polyamine aminopropyltransferase: protein MATWFTEKQTESFGITAKINRSLHKEQTDFQNLEMLETEEWGNMLVLDDMVMTTEKDEFVYHEMMAHVPLFTHPSPKEVLVVGGGDGGVIREVLKHPSVKQATLVEIDGKVIEYSKQYLPSIAGALEDERVAVKVEDGFMHIAESERKYDVIMVDSTEPVGPAVQLFSKGFYEGIAKALKEDGIFVAQTDNPWFKSDLIRQVYSDVKETFPITKVYTANIPTYPSGLWTFTMGSKIYDPLQVAEDRFHDIETNYYTKELHTASFALPKFVKDLTEGEGR, encoded by the coding sequence ATGGCTACATGGTTTACAGAAAAACAGACGGAGAGCTTTGGCATTACTGCTAAAATCAACCGGTCTTTGCATAAAGAACAAACCGATTTTCAAAACCTGGAAATGTTAGAAACCGAAGAGTGGGGCAATATGCTTGTGCTTGATGATATGGTGATGACGACGGAAAAGGATGAATTTGTCTACCATGAAATGATGGCTCACGTTCCGCTGTTCACCCACCCGAGTCCGAAAGAGGTGCTCGTTGTCGGTGGAGGTGATGGCGGTGTGATTCGTGAAGTGCTGAAGCATCCGAGTGTCAAGCAGGCGACGCTTGTTGAGATTGACGGGAAAGTCATAGAATATTCGAAGCAATATCTGCCGAGTATTGCTGGAGCGCTTGAAGATGAGCGGGTGGCCGTAAAAGTCGAAGACGGATTTATGCATATCGCAGAAAGTGAACGGAAATATGATGTGATTATGGTCGATTCAACCGAACCGGTGGGGCCGGCTGTTCAGCTGTTTTCCAAAGGCTTTTATGAAGGAATCGCAAAAGCACTGAAGGAAGATGGCATCTTCGTTGCACAAACGGACAACCCTTGGTTTAAGAGCGATCTGATCCGTCAGGTGTACAGCGATGTAAAAGAAACGTTCCCGATTACAAAAGTGTACACGGCTAATATCCCGACTTATCCAAGTGGTCTGTGGACGTTTACGATGGGAAGCAAAATTTATGACCCCCTTCAAGTGGCTGAAGATCGCTTCCACGACATCGAGACGAACTATTATACGAAAGAGCTGCATACCGCATCCTTTGCGCTGCCGAAATTCGTTAAAGATTTAACGGAGGGTGAAGGGCGATGA
- a CDS encoding transglycosylase domain-containing protein: MILFIRFTFRWAKRGLKLAVLAAVLGAIAAAGLLGYAIALGPPSLMTEQNTLYYSKDGSVIGEDHGAEERYWIKKEDMPESIIDATLAIEDHRFYDHFGFDVRRMASAALTDLKTLSMVEGASTITQQYAKNLYLSQDKTLSRKLTEALYAVRLELFYKKDEILEGYLNTIYYGHGAYGIEAASRYYFDKHAQDLNLAEASMLAGIPKGPSYYSPFANEQNAEERQEKVLSEMKENGYINTSEEADAAVASLNYTGKKETNHKDIAPYFQDQVVKEAAGLLNISKEELRTGGYHIYTTLVQDHQKDLDKAMSKEITDQTKVQTAAVVMDSHTGAVTALAGAGIMRRVRTTGQLKQSGWSGQPLSHFFIMRPLIKDFLP, from the coding sequence ATGATATTATTTATCCGTTTTACATTCAGATGGGCCAAACGAGGCCTGAAGCTCGCCGTGCTCGCAGCTGTACTCGGTGCCATTGCTGCTGCCGGGCTGCTGGGCTACGCCATTGCACTCGGACCGCCATCGCTTATGACTGAGCAGAATACACTCTATTACAGCAAGGACGGGTCGGTCATTGGCGAAGACCATGGGGCCGAAGAACGGTATTGGATCAAAAAAGAGGACATGCCGGAATCGATCATCGATGCGACTCTAGCGATTGAAGACCACCGGTTTTATGACCACTTCGGCTTTGACGTGCGGCGGATGGCTTCTGCTGCACTTACTGATTTAAAAACGTTGAGCATGGTTGAAGGAGCGAGTACGATTACGCAGCAGTACGCGAAAAATCTCTACCTTTCCCAGGACAAAACGCTGTCGAGAAAGCTGACCGAAGCTCTTTATGCCGTGCGGCTGGAATTATTTTATAAAAAAGATGAGATTTTAGAAGGGTATTTGAACACGATTTATTATGGACACGGGGCTTATGGAATCGAGGCTGCCAGCCGTTATTATTTTGATAAACACGCGCAGGATTTGAATCTTGCGGAAGCTTCTATGCTTGCCGGGATTCCAAAAGGACCAAGCTATTATTCTCCGTTCGCGAATGAACAGAATGCCGAAGAACGCCAGGAGAAGGTTCTTTCCGAAATGAAGGAAAACGGCTATATTAACACCTCAGAAGAAGCTGATGCTGCGGTCGCTTCGCTGAATTATACTGGGAAAAAAGAAACCAATCATAAAGATATTGCTCCGTACTTCCAGGACCAAGTCGTGAAGGAAGCCGCCGGTCTGTTGAACATTTCAAAAGAAGAGCTCAGAACCGGCGGGTATCATATTTACACCACTTTAGTACAGGATCACCAGAAGGATCTGGACAAAGCGATGTCCAAAGAAATTACAGACCAAACGAAAGTCCAGACAGCTGCTGTCGTCATGGACAGTCATACCGGTGCAGTAACTGCGCTTGCCGGGGCCGGGATTATGAGGAGAGTTCGTACAACCGGGCAACTCAAGCAAAGCGGATGGTCGGGTCAACCATTAAGCCATTTCTTTATTATGCGGCCCTTGATAAAGGATTTTCTCCCGTGA
- a CDS encoding VOC family protein — translation METSLGHVRANVKNLQKAIGWYETHLGFKVEALWPPEKPNYAHFEKGNGAIFAIMEHPDYPSPGRFNFYIDDVNELWKELKARVTVVEELFDTEYGSTKFTIADLDGNELGFIQA, via the coding sequence ATGGAAACGAGTCTTGGACACGTACGTGCCAACGTGAAGAACTTACAGAAAGCAATCGGTTGGTACGAAACTCATTTAGGTTTTAAAGTGGAAGCTTTGTGGCCGCCTGAGAAGCCGAATTATGCTCATTTTGAAAAAGGAAACGGCGCGATCTTTGCGATTATGGAGCATCCGGACTATCCCTCCCCTGGCCGGTTCAATTTTTATATCGACGACGTGAACGAGCTTTGGAAGGAGCTTAAGGCACGAGTAACCGTTGTCGAAGAGCTGTTTGACACGGAATATGGCTCTACAAAGTTTACGATCGCTGATTTAGATGGCAATGAACTAGGTTTTATCCAGGCGTGA
- a CDS encoding ABC transporter permease subunit: MKIIKFAVYYLLGLAGILFISASPALFTNGSFFELSSYFASLQHLFTQIVQPDQWVYHFKGRPVPLLQYLWEPYTYSMTIFFSGIVLGFILALLLSLGTFFLPNWAKQLVGRLLNVLEAVPDLLLAFCLQLFVVWFYKQTSLLIPFASVGQEKVYMLPIIAIAILPMVSLYKVMLMLIDEEMTKSYVQMAKSKGIEKGDVLNVHILRNVVKSAFYHSKIILWASLSSLLIIEYIFNIHGITDAFIQDFTPIVSAVILFMLFTPFFVLYQGTELFIFNDRSVEQHVDFKMNSFIGQGAVKANKNSWKQVLSEAGAHFKNWKFLLGFTVIGGILVTSIIYTMTADPLIDKYYHIYNDEHRLVSAAPHSPKYVFLGTDSLGFSIFDELLAGAKYTILFAFIIAFLRMFIGFVLAVPFAFFLPNRLQRGIEKLVDGMHFLPQTIIAFILLAPVLSMPPGGFTTTMSERIIYQGFVLTLVVVPLIVTLFGNEMKLIMRQEFVMSTKILGGSSLHLLWKHLLPHLSARMGIVFGQQFIQTLLIFIHLGVFSLFFGGTKLTHGGLMQDPPRSMTYEWSGLIGSAKNSLMTGHWWLIIPALVSFMILILSMQLIVQGIKEVQQKRVGVPVEHTNWLKRLLPQRSKPGVQPHTPKEGDFVFTHSERSNTL, translated from the coding sequence ATGAAAATCATCAAATTTGCCGTCTATTATTTACTTGGCCTGGCAGGGATCCTGTTTATTAGTGCTTCGCCTGCTCTGTTTACAAACGGCAGCTTCTTTGAACTATCATCGTACTTCGCCTCGCTCCAACATCTTTTCACACAAATCGTACAGCCGGACCAGTGGGTCTATCACTTTAAAGGCAGGCCGGTTCCACTGCTTCAATACTTATGGGAGCCCTATACATATTCGATGACGATTTTCTTTTCGGGCATTGTGCTGGGGTTCATTCTCGCCTTACTTCTTTCGCTGGGAACATTTTTTCTTCCCAATTGGGCCAAGCAGCTTGTCGGCCGATTATTGAATGTGCTCGAAGCTGTTCCGGACCTGCTGCTTGCCTTCTGTTTGCAGCTGTTTGTTGTGTGGTTTTATAAACAAACCTCGCTTTTGATTCCGTTTGCTTCTGTAGGGCAGGAAAAAGTGTACATGCTTCCGATCATCGCTATTGCTATTCTGCCGATGGTTTCTCTTTACAAGGTGATGCTGATGCTGATCGATGAAGAGATGACGAAATCATATGTACAAATGGCTAAAAGCAAAGGGATCGAGAAAGGAGACGTGCTCAACGTCCATATTCTCAGGAACGTAGTGAAAAGTGCGTTTTATCACTCCAAAATTATTCTCTGGGCGAGCTTATCCAGCCTGTTAATTATTGAATACATCTTTAATATTCATGGGATTACCGATGCCTTTATTCAAGATTTCACACCCATTGTTTCCGCAGTCATCCTTTTCATGCTGTTCACCCCGTTCTTTGTGCTTTATCAAGGAACTGAGCTGTTTATTTTTAATGACCGCAGCGTGGAACAACACGTGGATTTTAAAATGAACAGCTTTATTGGACAGGGGGCTGTTAAGGCTAATAAAAACAGCTGGAAGCAGGTGCTGAGTGAAGCAGGAGCCCATTTCAAAAATTGGAAATTCCTGCTCGGGTTTACCGTAATTGGCGGCATTCTTGTGACGAGCATTATTTATACCATGACTGCTGATCCTTTAATCGATAAGTATTACCATATCTACAACGATGAGCACCGTCTCGTCTCTGCTGCCCCGCACTCGCCAAAATATGTGTTTCTCGGTACCGATTCGCTTGGTTTCAGTATTTTTGACGAGCTGCTTGCCGGTGCCAAGTACACGATTTTATTTGCTTTTATCATTGCTTTTCTCCGTATGTTTATCGGCTTTGTACTTGCGGTTCCGTTTGCTTTTTTTCTCCCGAACCGCCTGCAGCGAGGTATTGAGAAGCTTGTCGACGGCATGCATTTTCTGCCGCAGACCATTATTGCGTTTATTCTGCTTGCTCCCGTCTTAAGCATGCCGCCCGGGGGATTTACAACGACGATGAGCGAGAGGATTATCTATCAGGGCTTTGTATTAACGCTTGTCGTAGTTCCGCTCATTGTGACGCTGTTTGGCAATGAAATGAAACTGATTATGAGGCAGGAGTTTGTCATGAGTACCAAGATTCTCGGAGGAAGTTCTCTCCATCTGTTATGGAAGCATCTTCTTCCGCACTTAAGTGCCCGCATGGGGATCGTATTTGGCCAGCAATTTATCCAGACACTTTTGATTTTTATTCATTTAGGGGTGTTTTCCTTATTCTTTGGCGGAACGAAGCTGACGCATGGAGGGCTGATGCAGGACCCTCCCAGGTCCATGACCTATGAATGGTCCGGATTGATCGGTTCAGCAAAGAATTCGCTTATGACTGGGCATTGGTGGCTGATCATTCCAGCTCTTGTTTCCTTTATGATTTTAATCCTGTCCATGCAGCTTATTGTTCAAGGGATAAAAGAAGTGCAGCAAAAACGCGTCGGGGTTCCGGTTGAACACACCAACTGGCTGAAAAGGCTGCTGCCACAGCGCTCTAAACCAGGCGTTCAGCCCCATACACCGAAAGAAGGGGATTTTGTTTTTACCCACAGTGAACGTTCAAATACCTTGTAG
- a CDS encoding YwgA family protein produces MLENHAKLMRFFSSSDAIVGRKKLQKMIYILKKCEIPFEERYQFHFYGPYSEELTLRVEEMCNLGFINETREEKKNYYQYRYEVTEEGRDFLKHYTIDLPPLDKHIEAMNERSSKFLELVSTMLYFEEYPREEVAEKVYQVKSKQKYTEADLEDGWNFIEMLRQIH; encoded by the coding sequence ATGCTTGAAAATCATGCTAAATTGATGAGGTTTTTTTCGAGCTCAGACGCCATTGTTGGACGTAAAAAGCTGCAGAAAATGATTTACATACTGAAAAAGTGTGAGATCCCGTTTGAAGAACGCTACCAATTTCATTTTTACGGACCCTATTCAGAAGAGTTGACGCTGAGAGTAGAGGAGATGTGCAACCTCGGCTTTATCAATGAAACTCGTGAAGAGAAGAAAAACTACTACCAATACCGCTATGAGGTGACCGAGGAAGGCAGGGATTTTCTTAAGCACTACACGATCGATCTGCCGCCTTTGGACAAACACATAGAAGCAATGAATGAACGAAGCTCCAAGTTTCTCGAGCTGGTTTCTACGATGCTGTACTTTGAGGAGTATCCAAGGGAAGAAGTAGCCGAGAAGGTTTATCAAGTAAAAAGCAAGCAGAAGTATACCGAGGCAGACTTGGAAGACGGATGGAATTTTATTGAAATGTTACGTCAGATTCATTAA
- a CDS encoding lipoate--protein ligase family protein: MKKIHPLLQPQSYRFIDQSSLGPQFSALQSFAFDDALAISVGEHNSPTTARLWVHHDTIVLGIPDARLPYIDEGIQFLNSKGNQVIIRNSGGLAVVLDEGVLNLSLIFPNSKEVNIYEGYDAMVDFIKLLLADITNEIEAYEITQSYCPGTYDLSIRGRKFAGISQRRVKKGSAVQIYLDVTGSGAERARLLKEFYQIGKKNEETRFEYPDIEPDVMASLNELLGTDFTVADIRNRILEKLNELSGEVTTRSLEGEEVDHFNKRLQQMIQRNEKALAHLE; this comes from the coding sequence ATGAAAAAGATTCATCCATTATTACAGCCCCAGAGCTATCGTTTTATCGACCAGAGCAGTCTTGGACCTCAGTTCTCTGCCTTGCAGTCGTTTGCGTTTGACGATGCTTTAGCCATTTCTGTCGGTGAGCATAACAGCCCGACCACAGCCCGGCTTTGGGTGCACCATGACACGATCGTGCTCGGTATTCCCGATGCCAGACTTCCATATATTGATGAAGGCATTCAATTTCTTAACTCAAAAGGCAACCAGGTGATTATTCGTAATTCCGGCGGACTTGCCGTCGTGCTTGATGAAGGCGTACTGAACTTGTCCCTCATCTTTCCAAATTCGAAAGAAGTCAATATTTACGAAGGCTATGACGCTATGGTTGACTTTATTAAACTGCTGCTTGCTGATATCACCAATGAAATTGAAGCCTATGAAATTACGCAGTCCTACTGCCCCGGCACGTATGATTTAAGCATCCGAGGCAGAAAGTTTGCCGGCATTTCCCAGCGGCGTGTCAAAAAAGGCTCTGCGGTCCAGATTTACCTTGATGTCACTGGAAGTGGCGCAGAACGCGCGCGATTATTAAAAGAATTTTATCAAATTGGCAAAAAGAATGAAGAGACCCGGTTTGAATACCCGGATATTGAGCCGGATGTGATGGCTTCTCTTAATGAACTGCTCGGAACAGACTTTACGGTTGCCGATATCCGCAACCGGATTCTCGAAAAATTAAACGAATTGTCTGGTGAAGTGACCACCCGCTCGCTTGAAGGCGAAGAAGTTGATCACTTCAACAAACGGCTGCAGCAAATGATTCAAAGAAATGAAAAAGCACTGGCTCATCTTGAATAG
- a CDS encoding 2-hydroxymuconate tautomerase: protein MPIVTVQMLEGRTDKQKKALIEEVTNAVTETTGASKSAVTVVIEEMSKSNYGVAGQRLID from the coding sequence ATGCCTATTGTGACAGTTCAAATGCTGGAAGGGCGCACAGACAAACAGAAAAAAGCCTTAATTGAAGAAGTGACTAACGCCGTAACGGAAACAACGGGCGCTAGTAAATCAGCGGTGACTGTAGTGATTGAGGAAATGTCAAAAAGCAACTACGGTGTCGCAGGTCAACGACTTATCGATTGA
- a CDS encoding YwhD family protein codes for MKEFDQFKNKEDRDKKKNQFTIIKDDSTDGHGGYGVGSISLENMTPVIVDPNEGEAFVDMGALHARSKVEKRIKFLSDKAEVPNGKLYWIGWVTVDYREGNPCYYGVACSELRVDRSIKRGYKRMPEHVNHMDKSMKGRFVVDHMDDVSKKILGEYLRDFKPELWENTAQELKDSLGVH; via the coding sequence ATGAAGGAATTTGATCAATTTAAAAATAAAGAAGATCGTGATAAGAAGAAAAACCAGTTTACAATTATTAAAGATGACTCCACGGACGGTCATGGCGGCTATGGGGTCGGTTCCATCAGCCTGGAGAATATGACACCGGTCATTGTTGATCCAAACGAAGGCGAGGCCTTTGTCGATATGGGCGCCCTGCACGCCCGAAGTAAAGTGGAAAAACGCATTAAGTTTCTTTCGGATAAAGCGGAAGTTCCGAATGGCAAGCTTTATTGGATTGGCTGGGTAACCGTGGATTATCGTGAAGGGAATCCTTGTTATTACGGGGTAGCCTGCAGTGAGCTCCGCGTGGACCGTTCAATTAAGCGCGGCTACAAGCGGATGCCTGAGCATGTCAACCATATGGATAAATCGATGAAAGGCCGCTTTGTCGTTGACCATATGGACGATGTTTCAAAGAAAATTTTAGGAGAATACTTGCGTGACTTTAAACCTGAACTTTGGGAAAATACGGCTCAGGAATTAAAAGACTCGTTAGGTGTGCATTAG